The following proteins come from a genomic window of Misgurnus anguillicaudatus chromosome 10, ASM2758022v2, whole genome shotgun sequence:
- the LOC129449156 gene encoding uncharacterized protein: MKLYFVLAVVAFTGCQANLFYADEPKPQLEQLTDAFWRYVSKATRTAEDTLKLIRESQLGQEVNARLTQSADMASEYAVTLKKHVDPLTEELMTKITKEAEVLRERLGQDLLSVRDKLEPYADNIKSQIQQRVEDLRTAMAPYADSLDSETLKATLLQKSEELKGSVEESVKELQAQLEPYTADIKEKVDQHLQEFQKTVSPIAEDLQAQIAERAKMVQQSLAPYAEDLKEKLDPYAQDLKAQLISLYESFVN, encoded by the exons atgaaattgtattttgtgcTAGCCGTTGTTGCATTCACAG GTTGCCAAGCCAACCTTTTTTATGCTGACGAGCCCAAGCCACAGCTGGAGCAGCTGACTGATGCTTTCTGGAGATATGTTTCAAAGGCAACACGCACTGCCGAGGACACTCTAAAACTGATCCGAGAGTCTCAGCTGGGTCAGGAAGTCAA TGCTAGATTGACACAGAGTGCTGATATGGCCAGTGAATATGCCGTCACCCTCAAGAAACATGTGGATCCTCTGACTGAAGAGCTGATGACCAAAATCACCAAGGAGGCTGAAGTGTTGAGAGAGCGTCTGGGTCAGGACCTGTTGTCAGTGAGAGACAAACTGGAGCCCTATGCCGACAACATCAAGAGCCAAATTCAGCAGAGAGTTGAGGACCTCAGGACCGCCATGGCTCCATATGCAGATTCCCTGGATTCTGAGACCCTGAAGGCCACTCTGCTCCAGAAAAGTGAGGAGCTGAAGGGAAGCGTGGAGGAGAGCGTGAAGGAACTGCAAGCTCAGCTGGAGCCCTACACCGCTGATATCAAGGAGAAAGTGGACCAACATCTGCAGGAGTTTCAGAAGACCGTGAGCCCAATTGCTGAGGATCTCCAAGCCCAGATTGCTGAGAGAGCAAAGATGGTCCAGCAGAGTTTAGCACCTTATGCTGAAGACCTGAAGGAAAAGCTGGACCCCTATGCTCAGGATTTGAAGGCCCAGCTTATCTCCCTTTATGAGTCCTTTGTCAACTAA